One Qiania dongpingensis genomic window carries:
- a CDS encoding GNAT family N-acetyltransferase produces MSWYFMMDTYIETERLELIPLTAPLLKLWVEDLSGLEAELNCSYEAEPMEGFFLDIVKVQLEITQNDPDNYLWHSFWLLIRKTSRTVVGAADFKDIPNENKEVEIGYGLGKAFEHYGYMTEAVQAMCDWALKQKGVSHVTAETDLDGFASQRILQRCGFKEVKRGETIWWKL; encoded by the coding sequence ATGTCCTGGTATTTTATGATGGATACTTATATTGAAACAGAACGTTTGGAGCTCATCCCTTTAACGGCGCCTCTGTTAAAACTGTGGGTGGAAGATCTTTCTGGGCTTGAAGCTGAACTTAATTGTTCCTATGAAGCGGAGCCGATGGAGGGATTCTTCCTGGATATCGTAAAGGTACAGTTAGAAATCACACAAAATGATCCGGACAATTATTTATGGCACAGCTTCTGGCTTCTGATCCGAAAGACCAGCAGAACCGTTGTCGGGGCCGCTGATTTCAAGGATATTCCCAATGAAAATAAAGAAGTGGAAATCGGCTACGGCCTGGGAAAGGCATTTGAACATTACGGATATATGACAGAAGCCGTACAGGCAATGTGTGACTGGGCGCTGAAGCAGAAGGGAGTATCACATGTGACCGCCGAAACAGACCTGGACGGTTTTGCTTCACAGCGGATTCTGCAAAGATGTGGTTTTAAGGAAGTAAAACGAGGAGAAACAATCTGGTGGAAATTGTGA
- a CDS encoding SIS domain-containing protein encodes MEAKCKESYDFFLDTVKTDLSDFIDHMDYSEIESAAELIVEAQKNGNRVHVSGIGKPGHISGYIASLMSSTGNPTYFLHGTEAVHGSCGQLVPGDVVIFISNSGETAEMRSTVLAVKNNGCKVIGVSGNSESWLARESAVHLFAGVKKEGGPMGRAPRMSILAETLVLQALSVVLQAQKDVAPQQYVKWHPGGALGKLRDDEK; translated from the coding sequence ATGGAAGCAAAATGCAAAGAATCTTATGACTTTTTCCTGGATACTGTAAAAACGGATCTGAGCGACTTTATTGACCATATGGATTACTCAGAGATCGAATCCGCCGCTGAACTGATCGTTGAAGCTCAGAAAAACGGCAACAGGGTCCATGTCTCCGGTATCGGCAAGCCCGGGCATATTTCCGGATATATCGCATCCCTGATGTCCTCTACCGGAAACCCCACCTACTTTCTGCACGGCACCGAGGCCGTCCATGGCTCCTGCGGTCAGCTGGTGCCCGGCGATGTGGTGATCTTTATTTCCAACAGCGGCGAGACCGCAGAAATGCGCTCCACTGTCCTGGCAGTTAAAAATAATGGCTGCAAGGTCATAGGCGTCAGCGGCAATTCTGAATCCTGGCTCGCCAGAGAAAGCGCCGTCCATCTGTTTGCCGGCGTCAAAAAAGAAGGCGGTCCGATGGGACGCGCTCCCCGTATGTCCATCCTGGCGGAAACTCTCGTGCTCCAGGCGCTGAGTGTAGTGCTCCAGGCTCAAAAGGACGTGGCTCCCCAACAGTACGTGAAGTGGCATCCCGGCGGCGCGCTGGGCAAGCTTCGGGACGATGAAAAATAA
- a CDS encoding ribokinase: MAKPKILVVGSFVMDQIATTEVFPREGQTVLGGTFSKAPGGKGANQAVQMARLGADVTMVGKLGRDSNGEDMVKTCKEAGIHTEYILYDDKLPSGCSVIILEEAPGKQTVNRIIVLSGSNMSITPDDIAFLKEQIAEYDLVVLQLEIPMEINELVASYAYAKGVPVMLNSAPSAPLSDELFSHLTYISPNEHEACDMVGIQISHSGKDVNMEEAKAATAALKAKGVKNVLITLGESGAVLDTEKDGFFYSPCVSGIMAVDPTAAGDSFVGALSVGLCCGWGYEETLKFANHTAALTVSGMGAMPSLPTLDKVENFMREKAGSAPDTSVLK; encoded by the coding sequence ATGGCAAAACCTAAAATTCTTGTGGTAGGCAGTTTCGTCATGGATCAGATCGCCACAACCGAAGTGTTCCCCAGAGAAGGACAGACCGTTTTAGGCGGTACCTTTTCCAAAGCCCCCGGCGGCAAGGGTGCAAATCAGGCCGTCCAGATGGCCCGCCTGGGCGCCGACGTCACAATGGTCGGAAAGCTGGGCCGTGACAGCAACGGCGAGGACATGGTAAAAACCTGTAAAGAGGCCGGCATTCATACGGAATATATCCTGTATGATGACAAGCTGCCCTCTGGCTGCAGTGTCATCATCCTGGAGGAGGCCCCTGGAAAGCAGACCGTGAACCGAATCATCGTTCTGTCGGGCTCCAACATGAGCATCACTCCCGATGACATCGCGTTCTTAAAGGAACAGATCGCAGAATATGACCTGGTGGTCCTTCAGCTGGAGATTCCCATGGAGATCAATGAGCTGGTAGCCTCTTATGCCTACGCAAAGGGAGTGCCTGTCATGCTGAATTCCGCTCCCAGCGCGCCTTTATCCGATGAGCTATTTTCTCATTTGACCTATATCTCACCCAATGAGCATGAGGCCTGCGATATGGTCGGCATTCAGATCAGCCACTCCGGCAAAGACGTAAACATGGAAGAAGCCAAAGCTGCTACTGCCGCTCTGAAAGCCAAGGGTGTGAAAAATGTGCTGATCACCCTCGGAGAATCGGGAGCCGTGCTTGACACTGAAAAAGACGGGTTCTTCTACAGCCCCTGTGTATCCGGCATTATGGCAGTGGATCCCACCGCTGCCGGCGATTCCTTTGTAGGCGCGCTGTCCGTTGGGCTCTGCTGCGGCTGGGGCTATGAAGAGACACTTAAATTTGCCAACCACACGGCGGCTCTCACCGTATCGGGCATGGGCGCGATGCCTTCTCTGCCCACACTGGACAAGGTAGAAAACTTCATGCGTGAAAAAGCCGGTTCTGCCCCGGATACATCCGTATTGAAATAG
- a CDS encoding helix-turn-helix transcriptional regulator — protein MKIDRLIGIITLLLQKGQMTAPELAERFEVSRRTISRDIETLCQAGIPLSTAQGRAGGIFIMDGYSIDRTYLTSRELQAIFAGLRGLDNAAGTDQYRQLIEKLSLKDSSLLADTNHILIDLSSSGSSALGSKIQLIQDAIDRHCPIAFEYFAPAGDSSRRIEPYLLMFQWASWYVWGYCRDKKDFRMFKLNRLSGLHMLNEPFVPRKTPPVHSLSTPVPHGEIPVSAIIEPEMKWRLMEDFGAESFTLRPDGKLLFQFDFPGEEAAVSWILSFSDKAELVKPAGIRRKIKTLFENICAKYTDQDVY, from the coding sequence ATGAAAATAGACCGACTGATCGGCATCATCACTCTGCTCCTGCAAAAAGGCCAGATGACCGCCCCGGAACTGGCGGAACGATTCGAGGTTTCCCGAAGGACCATCAGCCGGGATATCGAAACCCTTTGCCAAGCGGGCATCCCTCTCTCCACGGCCCAAGGACGGGCCGGGGGCATCTTCATTATGGATGGCTACTCCATAGACAGGACTTATCTCACCTCCAGAGAACTGCAGGCCATCTTTGCAGGGCTTCGCGGCCTGGATAATGCCGCGGGTACGGACCAGTACCGGCAGCTGATTGAGAAGCTGTCCCTTAAAGACAGTTCTTTACTGGCAGATACCAATCACATTTTGATCGACCTATCCTCCTCCGGCAGCTCCGCTCTGGGTTCTAAGATTCAATTGATTCAGGATGCCATTGACAGACACTGCCCCATAGCATTTGAATACTTCGCGCCTGCCGGTGACAGCTCCCGCCGGATCGAACCCTATCTTCTGATGTTTCAGTGGGCCTCCTGGTACGTTTGGGGATACTGCAGGGATAAAAAGGATTTCCGTATGTTCAAGCTAAACCGCCTCTCCGGCCTTCACATGCTGAACGAACCTTTTGTTCCGAGAAAGACTCCTCCTGTCCATTCCTTGTCCACGCCTGTCCCGCATGGGGAGATTCCCGTATCAGCCATAATCGAGCCTGAGATGAAATGGCGCCTGATGGAAGATTTCGGTGCAGAGAGCTTTACCCTCCGTCCCGATGGAAAGCTTTTGTTCCAGTTTGATTTTCCCGGCGAGGAAGCGGCGGTCAGCTGGATACTCTCTTTCAGCGATAAAGCGGAGCTGGTAAAGCCGGCCGGCATCCGGAGAAAAATCAAGACACTTTTCGAGAATATCTGTGCTAAATATACTGATCAGGACGTGTATTAA
- the trhA gene encoding PAQR family membrane homeostasis protein TrhA translates to MKNLRPKDPGSAITHFIGWLMAVFAALPLLIRAAQAPDRVHILCLSVYVVSMILLYGASTIYHTLDISPKVNKVLRKFDHMMIFILIAGTYTPICVIVVGGSLGMFLLALIWSIALAGILIKAFWITCPKWFSSVLYIGMGWVCVLAFTQILNNLPHAAFGWLLAGGIIYTIGGIIYALKLPIFNSRHKSFGSHEIFHLFVMGGSLCHFILMYQFVASMPLLP, encoded by the coding sequence ATGAAGAATTTAAGACCAAAAGACCCGGGAAGCGCCATAACCCATTTTATCGGCTGGCTTATGGCTGTATTTGCCGCTCTGCCCCTTTTGATCCGGGCCGCCCAGGCCCCTGACAGAGTCCATATTTTATGCCTGTCCGTCTATGTCGTCAGCATGATACTGCTCTATGGAGCCAGTACCATATACCACACTTTGGATATATCTCCGAAAGTAAATAAGGTGCTTCGGAAGTTTGACCACATGATGATTTTTATCCTGATAGCCGGAACTTATACGCCGATCTGCGTCATCGTCGTAGGCGGGAGTCTCGGCATGTTCCTTCTGGCTCTCATCTGGTCCATTGCCCTGGCCGGCATCCTGATCAAAGCATTTTGGATCACCTGCCCCAAATGGTTCTCTTCCGTCCTTTATATCGGCATGGGCTGGGTATGTGTTCTGGCTTTTACCCAGATTTTAAACAATCTGCCTCACGCCGCGTTTGGATGGCTTCTGGCCGGCGGCATCATCTACACCATAGGAGGCATCATTTATGCCCTGAAGCTTCCTATTTTCAACTCCAGGCATAAAAGCTTCGGCTCTCATGAAATCTTTCACTTGTTCGTTATGGGCGGCAGTCTCTGCCATTTTATCCTCATGTATCAGTTTGTAGCTTCCATGCCGCTGCTTCCTTAA
- the rbr gene encoding rubrerythrin, with the protein MSKYAGTKTEKNLIEAFAGESQARNKYTFYASAAKKAGYEQMAALFQETADQEKEHAKIWFKEFHGIGNPEENLADAAAGEHDEWTDMYKRMAKEAREEGFEELAFKFDKIASVEAAHEARYNKLLESLKADKTFKGDAPKGWKCRNCGYIHYGEEAPDVCPACAHPKAYFERKVENY; encoded by the coding sequence ATGTCCAAGTACGCAGGAACAAAAACAGAGAAAAACTTGATAGAAGCTTTTGCAGGAGAATCTCAGGCCAGAAATAAATATACATTTTACGCATCCGCTGCTAAAAAAGCCGGTTATGAGCAGATGGCCGCTCTGTTCCAGGAAACCGCAGACCAGGAAAAAGAACACGCTAAAATCTGGTTTAAGGAATTCCACGGAATCGGAAATCCCGAAGAAAACCTGGCAGACGCCGCCGCCGGTGAGCATGACGAGTGGACCGACATGTATAAACGCATGGCAAAGGAAGCAAGAGAAGAAGGCTTTGAAGAACTGGCTTTCAAGTTTGACAAGATCGCCAGCGTTGAAGCTGCCCATGAAGCGCGCTATAACAAGCTTTTGGAAAGCCTGAAAGCTGACAAGACCTTTAAGGGTGATGCTCCTAAGGGCTGGAAGTGCCGCAACTGCGGGTATATCCATTACGGTGAGGAAGCTCCCGACGTATGCCCTGCCTGCGCGCATCCCAAGGCTTATTTTGAACGAAAAGTAGAAAACTATTAA
- a CDS encoding DUF3794 and LysM peptidoglycan-binding domain-containing protein, whose amino-acid sequence MELKKKSIRMCRLKKKTVSQITMDDDFIVPDVKPDIEKIILDDGDVEIEEIKRLTEKVELRGKLSYRLLYHPGEGGQIQAMKGTIPFDEYVNIPELEDKDYLQADAEIEDLTIELIHSRKINVKAIVTFRLTVEGLDEQMAVTEVEDEEPVEMLMRAIRAAQAAVCQKDTYRVKEELEIGSSQPDIEELLWSQCRIRNVQTKPLDGKLSIQGTLAVFCVYRGPEAHIPPQWVERELPFAGTMDIPDATEDMYPEISVRLAHCQLEEQPDFDGENRSIALDAVLELDIKLYEEESIQIVTDVYSPAKELEPEYLPAEVEEILVKNSSKTRLSDKVKSRTGDNILQICHVDGSIKLDDMRVVEGGLQLEGALCLKILYMTDSDSYPLQSMKGVVPFQYKVEAKGINEQCIYQLNTGLEQLSAVMMGGGEIEVKAVILFDLLVRKKMNEQMITGISEQPVDLETVQKLPGIVVYVVQPEDTLWKIAKRFHATVDSLRSANNLNEEPLAPGKRLMVIKQVEEIF is encoded by the coding sequence ATGGAACTGAAAAAGAAAAGCATTCGTATGTGCAGACTGAAGAAAAAGACAGTGTCCCAGATTACCATGGATGATGACTTTATTGTACCGGATGTGAAACCGGATATTGAAAAGATCATTCTGGATGATGGGGACGTGGAGATTGAAGAGATAAAACGGCTTACGGAGAAGGTAGAGCTTCGGGGAAAGCTGTCTTACCGGCTTCTGTACCATCCGGGAGAGGGTGGGCAGATCCAGGCGATGAAAGGGACCATACCTTTTGACGAATACGTGAACATACCAGAACTGGAGGACAAAGACTATCTTCAGGCAGACGCGGAAATAGAAGATCTGACCATAGAGCTCATTCATTCCCGGAAAATCAATGTGAAGGCCATTGTCACCTTCCGGTTGACCGTAGAAGGCCTAGACGAACAGATGGCCGTAACGGAGGTAGAGGATGAGGAGCCTGTAGAGATGCTGATGCGGGCCATCAGAGCCGCTCAGGCCGCTGTCTGCCAGAAGGATACATATCGGGTAAAGGAAGAGCTGGAGATCGGAAGCAGTCAGCCGGATATTGAAGAGCTGCTGTGGAGCCAGTGCCGGATTCGGAACGTACAGACGAAGCCGCTGGACGGCAAGCTCAGTATTCAAGGCACTTTGGCTGTTTTCTGCGTGTACCGCGGGCCAGAGGCACATATTCCGCCCCAATGGGTGGAACGGGAGCTGCCCTTTGCGGGCACCATGGATATCCCGGATGCCACTGAGGATATGTATCCGGAAATATCAGTGCGGCTGGCCCATTGCCAGCTGGAGGAGCAGCCGGATTTTGACGGGGAAAACCGGAGCATTGCCCTGGACGCAGTTTTGGAACTGGATATCAAGCTCTACGAGGAGGAAAGCATCCAGATAGTCACGGATGTATATTCACCGGCGAAGGAGCTTGAACCGGAGTACCTGCCCGCGGAGGTAGAGGAAATTCTGGTGAAGAACAGCTCTAAGACTCGTCTGTCGGATAAGGTCAAGAGCAGGACCGGCGACAATATCCTCCAGATCTGCCATGTGGACGGCTCCATAAAATTGGATGATATGAGAGTGGTGGAAGGCGGCCTGCAATTGGAAGGCGCACTCTGTCTGAAGATACTCTATATGACTGACAGCGACAGCTATCCTCTTCAGTCTATGAAGGGAGTAGTGCCTTTCCAGTATAAGGTGGAGGCAAAAGGCATAAATGAGCAGTGCATTTATCAGCTGAACACCGGATTGGAACAGCTGAGCGCAGTTATGATGGGCGGCGGAGAAATCGAAGTAAAGGCTGTGATCTTATTTGACCTGCTGGTCAGAAAGAAAATGAATGAGCAGATGATAACCGGGATTTCGGAACAGCCTGTGGATCTGGAGACTGTGCAGAAGCTGCCGGGGATCGTGGTTTATGTGGTGCAGCCGGAGGACACCTTGTGGAAAATTGCTAAAAGATTCCATGCCACGGTGGATTCCCTCCGCTCTGCCAATAACCTGAATGAGGAACCGCTGGCTCCGGGTAAGCGCCTTATGGTAATCAAACAGGTGGAAGAGATCTTTTAA
- a CDS encoding RbsD/FucU domain-containing protein — translation MLTTKCIHPGIMKALSLCGHGSKVLIADGNYPLAEKSGNAEKIYLGLTPGLPTVTDVLKAVHSVVEIEKAEVMVPGDGTVPEIFDEFKQELGLELSGVGRFEFYDVCCEPDVVLAISTGEKRVFANILLTIGCA, via the coding sequence ATGCTTACAACAAAATGTATTCACCCCGGCATCATGAAGGCGCTGTCGCTGTGCGGCCATGGAAGCAAGGTGCTCATCGCCGACGGCAATTATCCCCTGGCTGAAAAAAGCGGGAACGCGGAAAAGATTTATCTGGGCCTGACCCCTGGGCTCCCTACTGTGACCGATGTACTGAAGGCTGTCCACTCCGTCGTAGAAATTGAAAAAGCAGAGGTGATGGTTCCCGGAGACGGCACTGTCCCCGAAATCTTTGACGAATTCAAACAGGAGCTGGGCCTCGAGCTGAGCGGCGTAGGGCGTTTTGAATTCTATGATGTCTGCTGCGAGCCTGATGTGGTATTGGCAATCTCCACAGGAGAAAAAAGGGTATTTGCCAACATCCTGCTGACCATCGGCTGCGCTTGA
- a CDS encoding Cof-type HAD-IIB family hydrolase, translated as MAALTAPIYKAIFSEVDGALLSSSHKVGSLTREAIIQLQLHGVPFIFVSGRSPRTLESVDASIGLTAPYICYNGALILDQNKRVLKSFGFLPKRAISIKNYIKRCFPDISCFACSYDAWITDDPNDEWIRQEADIIQVPPIIKPLSYYLQKGQHVHKLLCMGELSLLDVLEDDLRVCFPELLIFKTKKHYLEIMSPEASASNAIRLVCGLYGIDPSETIAFGYNSRDMEMFRTVGLSIAMGNASELIKSAADRVTLDNDHDGIYHSLKKIFPIIH; from the coding sequence ATGGCGGCTTTAACAGCTCCCATCTATAAGGCAATATTCAGCGAGGTGGACGGCGCTCTTCTGTCCTCCTCTCATAAGGTAGGCTCCTTGACAAGGGAGGCCATTATCCAGCTTCAGCTGCATGGCGTCCCTTTTATTTTTGTATCCGGACGTTCTCCCCGGACACTGGAAAGCGTGGATGCCTCCATCGGTCTTACTGCGCCATATATCTGCTATAATGGCGCGCTTATCCTGGACCAGAATAAGCGTGTCCTCAAAAGCTTTGGATTTCTGCCGAAAAGAGCCATTTCCATTAAAAATTATATCAAACGCTGTTTTCCCGATATCAGCTGCTTCGCATGCAGCTACGACGCATGGATCACAGACGACCCGAATGACGAATGGATCCGCCAGGAAGCCGACATCATTCAGGTACCTCCTATTATAAAGCCTCTGTCCTACTATCTTCAGAAGGGACAGCATGTTCACAAGCTCCTCTGTATGGGAGAGCTTTCTCTTCTTGATGTTTTGGAGGACGACCTGCGCGTCTGTTTTCCGGAACTTCTGATCTTTAAAACGAAAAAACACTATCTGGAGATCATGTCCCCGGAAGCCAGCGCCTCCAACGCTATCCGTCTGGTATGCGGCCTATATGGCATTGACCCGTCGGAAACCATAGCCTTCGGCTATAATTCCCGGGATATGGAAATGTTCCGGACCGTGGGACTCAGTATTGCCATGGGCAATGCCTCAGAGCTGATCAAATCAGCAGCTGACCGCGTCACTCTGGACAATGACCACGACGGAATTTATCACAGTCTGAAAAAAATCTTTCCGATCATCCATTGA
- a CDS encoding LacI family DNA-binding transcriptional regulator → MDRDRGSKDVTIKDVAKRAGVAISTVSRVLNGLDKVSPKTEKKVKEAVEELGYVQNGLAVSMVTGQTRTIMMVVPDFTNDFNGAVIQGAEEYLKEQGYTMLIFSTKDFKEEDFENLYRRFSKLVDGVLVVPANPDDMDYGRWEKPLVLIDCYRPGQDYYTVEIDNAKGGYLLARELLLNGHTRIGLVGGIPGASLGGQRIAGFERAMKEYGVPVDKRLMMRGQHFEDTGYRGMKKLWDLPDRLRPTGVVAVNNLTCIGCMEALSEQGAVIGEDISLVGFDDHLLARYSVPGITVIVRPTIEMGREGAKLLVRQLRKEEIGQKRVVMEIKLKRRNSVKRLLV, encoded by the coding sequence ATGGACAGGGACAGAGGCAGCAAAGATGTGACGATCAAGGATGTGGCGAAGCGGGCCGGAGTCGCGATCTCGACGGTGTCCAGGGTGTTGAATGGTCTGGACAAGGTCAGCCCCAAGACAGAAAAGAAAGTAAAGGAAGCAGTGGAAGAGCTGGGATATGTCCAGAACGGCCTGGCAGTTTCCATGGTCACCGGACAGACCAGGACCATCATGATGGTAGTTCCGGATTTCACCAATGATTTTAATGGGGCGGTCATCCAGGGGGCGGAAGAATATCTGAAGGAACAGGGGTATACGATGCTGATATTTTCCACAAAGGACTTCAAAGAGGAAGACTTTGAGAATCTGTACCGCCGTTTCTCCAAGCTGGTAGACGGCGTCCTGGTGGTACCGGCAAATCCCGATGATATGGATTACGGACGGTGGGAAAAACCGCTGGTCCTGATAGACTGCTATCGTCCGGGGCAGGATTATTATACCGTTGAGATCGATAATGCGAAGGGAGGATATCTTCTGGCCAGAGAGCTTCTTTTAAATGGACATACGCGCATCGGCCTGGTCGGGGGGATTCCTGGAGCGTCCCTTGGAGGCCAGCGCATTGCAGGCTTTGAGAGAGCTATGAAGGAGTATGGCGTCCCGGTCGATAAACGTCTCATGATGAGAGGGCAGCATTTTGAGGATACAGGCTACAGAGGGATGAAAAAGCTTTGGGATCTGCCGGACAGACTGCGGCCTACCGGGGTCGTTGCGGTCAATAATCTCACCTGTATTGGCTGTATGGAAGCGCTGTCGGAGCAGGGAGCCGTCATTGGGGAGGATATTTCTCTTGTGGGGTTTGACGACCATCTTCTGGCCAGATATTCTGTGCCTGGGATCACGGTCATCGTCAGGCCGACCATTGAAATGGGAAGAGAGGGGGCAAAGCTTTTGGTACGGCAGCTGAGAAAGGAAGAGATCGGGCAGAAACGTGTGGTGATGGAGATCAAACTGAAACGGAGGAATTCTGTAAAAAGGCTTTTGGTCTGA
- a CDS encoding GyrI-like domain-containing protein: protein MDKTDYKKIYMELYLPGRSPVLVNVPPIPFIMIDGQGNPNDADGEYAQAVSLLYALSYAIKMNKTGDHVPEGYFEYVIPPLEGLWSFRGTKEAFSGDKSEFMWTSMMRQPDFVTPSVFSQACSAVQSKKGLDTSKARLCTWEEGLCVQCMHLGPYDDEPATLQKIYDFLNSSGLLSDISSKRRHHELYLSDPRRAAPERMKTVLRLPVREASKQSDAL, encoded by the coding sequence ATGGATAAAACTGATTACAAAAAAATTTACATGGAACTGTATTTGCCGGGACGTTCTCCAGTCCTGGTGAATGTACCGCCCATCCCCTTTATTATGATAGACGGTCAGGGAAATCCCAACGACGCAGATGGGGAGTATGCCCAGGCAGTGTCTCTCCTGTATGCCTTGTCCTACGCCATCAAGATGAACAAAACAGGGGACCATGTTCCAGAAGGCTACTTCGAATATGTCATTCCTCCGCTGGAAGGCTTATGGAGTTTTCGCGGCACAAAAGAAGCCTTCTCCGGGGACAAGTCGGAATTCATGTGGACTTCCATGATGCGCCAGCCGGATTTTGTCACCCCATCTGTATTCTCCCAGGCCTGCAGTGCCGTCCAGTCCAAAAAAGGGCTGGATACTTCAAAAGCCCGGCTCTGTACCTGGGAAGAAGGACTCTGCGTACAGTGTATGCACCTCGGCCCGTATGACGACGAACCTGCTACGCTGCAGAAAATCTACGATTTCTTAAACAGCAGCGGCCTGCTGTCTGACATAAGCAGCAAGCGGAGACATCACGAGCTTTATCTTTCTGATCCTCGGAGGGCGGCGCCGGAACGAATGAAGACCGTGCTGCGGCTGCCGGTAAGGGAAGCATCCAAACAGTCTGATGCGCTCTGA
- a CDS encoding protease complex subunit PrcB family protein: MKKYPMKRKGTRWPEVLLFCLLFVFLLAGCGKGNGSADKEKLDFTVVEEAEIPEELKSIIEEKKEAEFKLTYTCDGALYLVVGIGKQATGGYSISVKDLYLQDGSVCLETESMGPSQGEDVSKTPSFPYIVLKLQYREEPVVFL, from the coding sequence ATGAAGAAATATCCAATGAAGCGGAAGGGGACGCGATGGCCGGAGGTGCTGCTTTTCTGCCTTCTTTTTGTTTTTCTTCTGGCTGGCTGCGGGAAGGGAAACGGAAGTGCCGATAAGGAAAAGCTGGATTTTACAGTGGTAGAAGAAGCGGAGATACCGGAGGAACTGAAATCCATCATTGAAGAAAAAAAAGAAGCGGAATTCAAACTGACCTATACTTGTGACGGCGCTCTGTACCTGGTGGTCGGTATTGGTAAGCAGGCGACGGGAGGATACAGCATATCCGTGAAGGACCTGTATCTGCAGGATGGATCAGTCTGCCTGGAGACAGAATCCATGGGACCGTCTCAGGGTGAGGATGTCTCAAAAACGCCGTCTTTTCCGTACATCGTTCTGAAACTTCAGTACCGGGAAGAACCGGTGGTATTTTTGTAG
- a CDS encoding GIY-YIG nuclease family protein, with product MSENYTYILKCGDGSLYTGWTNHLEERVAAHQSGHGAKYTRGRGPVELVYYETFGTKEEAMGREYAIKRMSRKDKLRLIASGKGLS from the coding sequence ATGAGTGAAAATTATACGTATATCCTGAAATGCGGAGACGGGAGTCTTTACACAGGATGGACAAACCATCTGGAAGAGCGCGTCGCCGCCCATCAGTCCGGCCATGGCGCCAAGTATACCAGAGGCCGCGGGCCTGTGGAGCTGGTATACTATGAGACCTTCGGGACGAAGGAAGAAGCCATGGGCCGTGAATACGCCATCAAGCGGATGAGCCGCAAGGACAAGCTCCGCCTGATAGCGTCAGGTAAGGGGCTGTCTTAA